The region GGGCAGGGCGTCACCCCGCACATCGACGTCCTGAGCTTCGGGACCGAACCCGCTCCGCCCCAGGTCGCGCAGCTCCTCGGCGAACCCGAGGTGCTGACGATCCGGCGCCGGTACGGAGACGGAGAGAAACCGGTCGCGCTCGTCACGATCCACCTCCCGACGCGAGTACGGGAGGCGGCCGGGCCGCTGCGCTCCGGTGAACCAGTCACCGAGACCACGTACACGATGTGGGAGCAGCGCCTGGGCGTGCGCATCGCCGAGGCCCGGCACCAGATCCACGCAGCCGGCGCCTCCCCGGACGTCGCCGCGGCACTGGAGATCGACGAGTCCGCGCCCGTGCTCGTCCTGGAGCGGGTCAGCTACGACCACGACGACCGCCCGCTGGAAGTCGTGGTCTTCCACTACCGCCCGGAACGCTACGGCTTCACCGTAACGCTTCCCCGCGCCGTCTCGGGCGCCCCGGTCGGCATGACAGACATGACAGAAAGGCGACGTCCATGATCAACGACGATCTCTCCGGCGCAGGCCCCGCCCACGAGACCGGGCCCCACATCGGGCTGATCCTGGCCCTGACCATCCGCGGCCTCGCCGTGGGCAACTACCCCGACATGACCCGCGCCGCGCAGGCGGCCGAGTCCTACGGATTCGACTCCGTGTGGCTGTGCGACCACTTCCTGACCCTCAGCCCCGACGACTACGTCCGCGACGCGGGCATCACGGCCGGACCCGAGACGGACACCGACGACCAGCAGAGCCGGTCGTCATCCCTTCCGCTGCTCGAATGCTGGACCGCACTGTCGGCCCTGTCCCGCGACACCACCACCGTGCGCCTGGGCACCAGCGTGCTGTGCAACTCCTACCGCTACCCTGCCGTGCTCGCCAAGATGGCCGCCACCCTCGATGTCATCTCCGGCGGCCGGCTGGACCTGGGCATGGGAGCGGGCTGGTTCCAGCAGGAGTACGAGGCATACGGCATCCCCTTCCCCTCGACCGGGGACCGGGTCACCGCGCTCGGCGAATCACTGCAGGTGATGCGCCAGGTGTGGACAGAGCCACACCCCACCTTCCACGGCGACTTCTACAGCATCGACGGCGCGGTCTGCGACCCGCCCCCGCTCCAGCAGCCCCATCCGCCGCTGTGGGTGGGCGGCGAGGGACTACGTGTCCACCGCATCGCCGCACGGCACGCAAACGGCGTCAACGTCCGCTGGTGGCCCGCCGAGAAGTGCGCCGAGCGCCGAGCGCTTTTGGACCGTGAGTGCGAGGCGATCGGCCGCGACCCCGCATCACTGAGGCTGTCGATCACCACTCTGCTCGCACCGACCGACTCCGCCGCGGAACAGGACGAACTACGGGCCCGGTTCAAGTCGATCCCGGACACCGGGCTCATCACCGGAACACCGCAGGCCTGCATCGAACGGATCCGCGCGTACCAGGACGCGGGCATCGACCACTTCCTGTTCACCATCCCCGACGTCGCGGACTCCACCTACCTCGACACCGTCGGGGAACAGATCCTGCCCCACATCAAGCCCGCACGGCACACGCAACCCGCCTGATCCAGCCGCACGACCCCAAACGCCAGTGACTCAACGTCAACGAAGGGCTCATCCGTGACCTCCGAGACCACCACTGCCGACAAGGCGTACCTCCAGCCGACCGCCTACATCGACTCCGACCACCCGATCGTCCTCACCACCGCACGCGAGCTGACCGACGGCGCCACCACCGAAACCGAACGGCTGGGCCGCATCTACCACTACGTCCGAGACATGCCCTACGACATCCTCGCCTCCTTCCGCTACCTCGCCCATGGCGAATCGGCGGCCAGCGACGTCCTCGCCCACGGCATCGGGTTCTGCATGGGCAAAGCCAGCTCCTTCGTCGCTCTGTCCAGGGCCGCCGGAATCCCCGCCCGCATCGCGTTCCAGGCACTCGACGCCCCGAAGATGGAATTCCTCTCGCCGGAGGTCCGCACCCTGTGGGGTGGACCGGTCGGACGCCCACTGCCCTGGCACTCGCTCGGCGAAGCCTTCCTCGACGGCCGGTGGATCAAGCTGGACGCGACCATCGACGCTCCCACCGCGACCCGCCTGGGCAAGCCCTACACCGTGACCTACGACGGCCGCACGGACATCCCGACCGTCGAGGGGCCCGTACTGCGGGATAACGGCAGCTACGCCGACTACCCCGCCGCAGTGGCCCAGTGGTACGAGCAGGTCGCCCACGAAGTCCTCGAAGCACTGGACTCGGAAGCCGCTCATGCGCGGGTCGCAGGCGACGACGTCCTGTGGAGCGGCCCCGACCCGGAACTGGTCCGCCGCAGTTCCGTCGCCTGAGCCGGCCACACCACGGGCACCCCGGGAGAACGACCGCCGGACCTGCCTGCCCCCCCGCAGCACCATCACGTCTACCCAGGGAGCGAAACCGACCATGGCCGTCCGCCAGATCAACTCCGTCAACCCGGCCACCGGGGACGTCGTCGCCCGGTTCGACCCACACTCACCGGCAGGCATCGACGCGGCACTTGAGCATGCATCCGTCGCGGCCGGGCAGTGGCGGTCGATGCCGGTGCCGGCGCGCGCCGAACACCTCAAGCGGGCCGCCGCACTGCTGCGCGCCGAACGGGACCGGCTCGCCGCGCTCATCACCGAGGAGATGGGCAAGCCCATCGCCGAAGCGGAAGCCGAGATCGACAAGTCCGCATGGTGCTGCGAGTACTACGCCACCAAGGGCCCGGAACAGCTGCTCCACCAGCCCGTGGCGACCGGGGCCGCCCGCAGCCACATCGCGTTCGATCCGCTGGGCCTTGTCCTCGCGGTCATGCCCTGGAACTACCCGCTCTGGCAGGTGTTCCGCTTCGCGCCGCCCGCACTGCTGTCAGGCAACGGGATCGTGCTCAAGCACGCCTCGAACGTCCCGCGCTGCGCCCTGGCGATCGCGGACATCTGGAACCGGGCCGGCTGCCCGTCCGAGCTGTTCACCACACTGCTCGTCGGCCCTGACGCGGTACCGGACCTCATCGCCGACCCACGCATCCACGCCCTGACCCTCACAGGCTCGACCGAAGTGGGCTCCACCGTCGCCGCGATGGCCGCCCGACACCTCAAGCCTCAGGTCCTCGAACTCGGTGGCTCCGACCCCTTCATCGTCCTCGCGGACGCGGACATCCCGGCCGCCGCGGCGGCAGCGGTCAGCGCGCGCATGCTCAACACCGGGCAGAGCTGCATCTCCGCCAAGAGGTTCATCGTCGAGGAAGCAGTCGCCGAGGAGTTCACCGACGCCTTCGCTGCCGGTGTCGCCGCACTGACCGTGGGCGACCCCTTCCGCCGCGACGTGCGGATCGGCCCCCTCGCCCGGTCCAGCCTCCGCGACGACCTCGTCGACCAGGTCCAGCGCAGTACTGCAGCGGGCGCCCGTATCGTCACCGGCGGCACGGTCCTCGACGGCCCTGGCTACTTCTACGTGCCCGCTGTCCTGGACCAGGTCACCCCCACGATGGCCGTCGCGGCGGAGGAGACGTTCGGACCGGTGGCAGCCGTCGTCTCCGCGAAGGACTGCACGCAGGCCGTCGAGATCGCCAACACCACCGAATTCGGGCTCGGCGCCGCGCTCTGGACAACCGACCTCGAACGCGCCGACCGCTTGATCCCCGGCATCGAGGCCGGCGCGGTGTTCGTCAACGGGATCGTCGCCTCCGACCCCCGCCTGCCGTTCGGCGGCATCAAGCGCAGCGGCTACGGGCGCGAGCTGGGCGTCTTCGGACTCCGCCAATTCACCAACGTCAAGAGCGTGTGGATCGGACCCGCACGCAACGAGCAGCCCTACCCCCTCAGCGAATGACCGGCCCCGCCCCGGTCCCGCAAACAGCGAACGAAGGCAATCCCATGACAGGCACTCAACTGGACCTGCCCACCGACGCGAGTACAGGCCACGACAGCACCGTCGCCATCGTCGGCGGCACGGGCGCCCTCGGTCTCGGACTCGCCACCCGGTGGGCCCACTCGGGCATCAACGTCCGCATCGGGTCCCGGCGCGCAGACGCGGCGAAGACCTGCGCGGACGGACTCCCCGAAGCAGTCGGCGGAGACAACACCGCAATGATCGAAGGCGCCGCGGTGGTGGTCGTCACCGTGCCCTTCAGCGCTCACGTCGAAACGATGCGCTCCATCGCGAAAGTCATCCAGCCGGGACAACTGCTCATCGACACCACAGCCCCCCTCATGCCCGTCGGCCCCCGGGGCCTGCGCCCGATCGTCCCCTGGGCGGGTTCGGCCGCCGAGCAGGCCCAGGCCCTGCTGCCCGACGACATAGGAATGGTCTCGGCCCTCCAGACGGTCAGCGCCGCCACACTGCAGGACGCCGAACGCCGACTCGACGAGGACGTACTGATCTGCGGCGACCACAGGGCCGACAAAGCCGTGGCCGCGGCCCTCATCAACCGCATCCCCGGTCTGCGCGCCGTCGACTGCGGCCCGTTGGACATGAGCGGTGTCTGCGAGCAGATCACCGCCCTGCTGATCGGGGTCAACAGGCGCTACAAGACCCACGCCGGCATCCGGCTGGCCGGGCTCCCCGCAACTGCCGCCCCCTCAGGACCTGGCCTCCCGGTGTGAACCGGCCATAGCCCCGCAAGCCGCGCCCTCCGCGCGACCGCGTACGACGCGACGCAGGTACGCGCCTCGCCCCCGGAGACGCTCGGCCCACGAGGCCCGCGCACACGGGCAGGACACCGGCCCTGTACCTTGCCGACACGTCGGGCAGGCGCACAGCCGCACACAGGCCCAATGGGCCAGGGCGCAGCCGGTGCCTTGTCGCGCGGCTCTCTGACGTGGCAAGCCTTGCTTCTCCACGACCGGAGCCCGGCGAAGGGCTCCGGTCACACCCATGCCCCGCTGCCTGCGTGAGACCTCGTGCCCCAAGGCCACCCAGCGGCCGGGCGGGCCGCTGCGGTGGCCAGCGCAGACAGGCGAGAAAGACGCACCACCTCGCCGTTCCGGCCCTGTGACGGCCCTCATGGCTCAGTTACCTTGACCTGGTGGTCATAAGACGTCATAGCGCAAGTGGCCGATGCAAGCCATACGTTGACCTTCACGAATCCGTCCGGGTGCCTTCCACGAAGAACACAGACGGCGGGCAGCCCGGGGGCGGCGAGAGGAGCTTGCCCATCCGTCCGTCCACCTGCGAACCCGCCCGTGAACTGCTCAGCAGACACCAGGCAAGCGCGACACCACGCCCGCGGCACCAGCCACGCGGATCCTTGAACGGGTGCGCCGGACAATACTTCTGACCCTGTCCCTCGCGATGCGTCTCCCAGACACGGCAGAGGCGGCGCTCGCGCGTCCGGAACGACCGGCGTTGAGGGACGACGACTTCCGAGCCATACGCACCTCGCCCACGCCAGCGGCCAGGCACGCCCCCCGCCGGTCCGTCACCGTAGCGGCACCCCGAACGGCACCCCCCGGCCTGCGCAACTGCGCGCGCGAACGGGATGCCGCCAGGACAGCGGCGGTGTGAACGCGCACCCTTTTTCTGATCGTCACGTCTTGAACCATGCGCCGCAGAACCGTCCGCGAAAGAGAGGGAGATGTTCCACCCGCGGTCACTCATCACTGTATGCCACCAGTCCGGCAGGTGACGGCACACGGAGACCGGCAGGAACCGAGCAACAGTTCACCAGCACGACCACCCAGGACAAGGAGACCTTGCGCGGCAACGGCAAAGGCAGGTTCCGGGACAGCGAGCCGCTTCCCGCCATGCCGGGGTCATCTCGGTGTCCCAGATCCGCGCGAAGTGCCTGTCCAGGACAGTGAGATAGATGTTGGCCAACAGCGGGGAGACGACTCCTCCTTGCGGAGTACCGGTGAGGGTCTCCGCAAGGCCACCATGCAACTCGACAACCCCGGCCCGCAGAAATGAGGTGACCAGCCGTAAGGCCTTGCGGTCCTTGATGCGCTCGGCCACCAGGCCCATGAGGACGTGGTGGTCGACATTGTCGAAGCAAGCCTTGATGTCGCCCTCGATGACCCACTCGTAGTGCGACGGCCTGCTGGTGCAGTGGTGGATTTCGGCGATGGCATCCTGGGCCCGACGTCCCGGCCGATACCCGTAGCTGGACGGGTAGAAATCGACCTCGAAGATCGGCTCCAGGATCAGCTTGAGGGCCATCTGCGCAACCCGGTCACGCAGAGTCGGGATGCCCAAGTAACGAACCCTTCCGTTCTTCTTGGGGATCACCGCTTGCTTGACCGGTAACGCCGTGAAGGACCCGTCCCTGAGTGAAGAGCGAAGCTCCTCCAGGAGCGGAATCACTCCCAGGCGTTCCTCAATGTGGTACCGGGTGACCCCGTCCACGCCCGCTGTTCTGGCACCCTGGTTGCCGGACACCCGTTCCCAGGCCACCAACAACGTGGCCCGGTCACAAATCAAGTTGAATACATCGCTGAACCGGCGATCCGGTTCATTTCTTGCCCATCGGTGCAGCTTGAGCTGATGATCGAGTACCCGCCGTTCGGCCGCCATACTGCCCGGCCACGATATCGGCGGCGCGTCGTTGTTCAACAACGTCCCTCCCCGACAGCAGCCCTGCCGCTATCACGCTGTCGCCCTTTCCCGTGTGACTGGCTTTCCCAGCCTCTGAGTACTACGGCGACTCCGCCACGATCCGGCGTCATCAGCGGGCGTCGCGCCTGCCCGCCGCCCGGCCGGCTGCCAGACGGGAAGGGCGATGCCAGATCGCTTCCCACGTTCACTGAGAATCTCTACGACGGCTTTGGTGCCCGGCTTTACCCCGGCAGCATCGCCACGGACCGCACATCGCAGTCTTGGTCCGGGCCTCCCGGCGCCCACAGGCTAAAGACACCGGAAGAGGAGAGGCCACCGGATAGAGCACTCTCCAGCACTGCGGCGCGGCCCATCCACCAGATTCGGCAGGCCGCTGACGATTCACGGGGCTTCAACCACCGGTTCAGTTTCCTTACACCCATTCCGTCTTCGCTTGCGGGCACGAACCGTCTGGTGGTGTCGGTTCGCCCCTACGTTCTCGAGGCCGCTTCCAGCTTTGCCCTCAACCCAGGGCTCCGCCTGCCTCCAGCTTCAACTGGTCACTGCGATGACCAGCGGCGGGCTCCTCCTCCCGCTCGATTCCTCAGCGCCTCGTGGCGTACACCCGGTGTCGTCCACGATCAGTACACCGTCAGGTCGGCCGAGCCGCTCGGCACCGTAATCCTGCAGGTCATCACGAATCTCGTCTGGATCCCACTGGTACCACGACAGCAGCCGCTGCAGGCCATACGGGGTGGCATGGCCGGCATGCTCAGCGAGCTGCCATCTGTTCTTCCGGCCCACCGGGCCGAGCAGCCCGCGCACGTAGTCCTGCATCCGACGCCGCGGCTCGATGCGGCCGAACCGCTGGCCCACCCGCAGCAGCAACGACTCCAACTCCGTGGCCCACAGCCCTGCTTCGATATTCGGCTCCATGGCAGGCTCAACGCACCCCGATCGGGTGGGTCACGAACCACAGCCTCCCTGATTCAGCGTCAGCTCACTAGACTCGAAGCAGGCACGGTGACCAGGACACATGGAGAAGCGCAACTGGAGTACTAGGGCTAGGCGGGTCGGTAGAATGGGCTCGAACCACTCGCCGGGACGCAGATTGGCCGGCCCCATCACCGCGACGAACGCCTCTTCGTTCTCGATCCGTCGAGCTCCGGGTCATACAGCCACTCGTGGTCGGCGTCCGGAAGCAGCATGTCGTACAGACCATGAAGGTTGTGCGAGCCCGGAAGGCTGCACACCCACGCCGCGAGCTCTGGGCCACTCGCGTCCTCGAGATCTGTCTCCGTCTCTTCCGCCTCGGAGATCACCGCGCCGAGGGCGATCTGCTCGGCCATGTTCTGCAGGTTGAGCCGTCCCGCGATTGCGATGCGCTCGGCCAGATTGCCCATGACCCCGACCATCCGGGCGATCAGGTCGGGGTTCGGGAGGGGCAATCTGCGGCAGCCAGTCCTCGGCGGTGTCGGGGGTGTTGTCAGGGGTGTCTGCGGACCAGGATGCGGCGAGGTAGA is a window of Streptomyces violaceusniger Tu 4113 DNA encoding:
- a CDS encoding GntR family transcriptional regulator — translated: MGNEPRFDLPAAGIRIERGRTSATTQLAEQIKALILKQQLPPGTRLPTERELMAETGLSRITVRAAVGALESQGWVVRKQGLGTFVSEPVDQELSSGVHTITEVLLGQGVTPHIDVLSFGTEPAPPQVAQLLGEPEVLTIRRRYGDGEKPVALVTIHLPTRVREAAGPLRSGEPVTETTYTMWEQRLGVRIAEARHQIHAAGASPDVAAALEIDESAPVLVLERVSYDHDDRPLEVVVFHYRPERYGFTVTLPRAVSGAPVGMTDMTERRRP
- a CDS encoding TIGR03619 family F420-dependent LLM class oxidoreductase encodes the protein MINDDLSGAGPAHETGPHIGLILALTIRGLAVGNYPDMTRAAQAAESYGFDSVWLCDHFLTLSPDDYVRDAGITAGPETDTDDQQSRSSSLPLLECWTALSALSRDTTTVRLGTSVLCNSYRYPAVLAKMAATLDVISGGRLDLGMGAGWFQQEYEAYGIPFPSTGDRVTALGESLQVMRQVWTEPHPTFHGDFYSIDGAVCDPPPLQQPHPPLWVGGEGLRVHRIAARHANGVNVRWWPAEKCAERRALLDRECEAIGRDPASLRLSITTLLAPTDSAAEQDELRARFKSIPDTGLITGTPQACIERIRAYQDAGIDHFLFTIPDVADSTYLDTVGEQILPHIKPARHTQPA
- a CDS encoding transglutaminase-like domain-containing protein; translated protein: MTSETTTADKAYLQPTAYIDSDHPIVLTTARELTDGATTETERLGRIYHYVRDMPYDILASFRYLAHGESAASDVLAHGIGFCMGKASSFVALSRAAGIPARIAFQALDAPKMEFLSPEVRTLWGGPVGRPLPWHSLGEAFLDGRWIKLDATIDAPTATRLGKPYTVTYDGRTDIPTVEGPVLRDNGSYADYPAAVAQWYEQVAHEVLEALDSEAAHARVAGDDVLWSGPDPELVRRSSVA
- a CDS encoding NAD-dependent succinate-semialdehyde dehydrogenase; protein product: MAVRQINSVNPATGDVVARFDPHSPAGIDAALEHASVAAGQWRSMPVPARAEHLKRAAALLRAERDRLAALITEEMGKPIAEAEAEIDKSAWCCEYYATKGPEQLLHQPVATGAARSHIAFDPLGLVLAVMPWNYPLWQVFRFAPPALLSGNGIVLKHASNVPRCALAIADIWNRAGCPSELFTTLLVGPDAVPDLIADPRIHALTLTGSTEVGSTVAAMAARHLKPQVLELGGSDPFIVLADADIPAAAAAAVSARMLNTGQSCISAKRFIVEEAVAEEFTDAFAAGVAALTVGDPFRRDVRIGPLARSSLRDDLVDQVQRSTAAGARIVTGGTVLDGPGYFYVPAVLDQVTPTMAVAAEETFGPVAAVVSAKDCTQAVEIANTTEFGLGAALWTTDLERADRLIPGIEAGAVFVNGIVASDPRLPFGGIKRSGYGRELGVFGLRQFTNVKSVWIGPARNEQPYPLSE
- the npdG gene encoding NADPH-dependent F420 reductase — encoded protein: MTGTQLDLPTDASTGHDSTVAIVGGTGALGLGLATRWAHSGINVRIGSRRADAAKTCADGLPEAVGGDNTAMIEGAAVVVVTVPFSAHVETMRSIAKVIQPGQLLIDTTAPLMPVGPRGLRPIVPWAGSAAEQAQALLPDDIGMVSALQTVSAATLQDAERRLDEDVLICGDHRADKAVAAALINRIPGLRAVDCGPLDMSGVCEQITALLIGVNRRYKTHAGIRLAGLPATAAPSGPGLPV
- a CDS encoding reverse transcriptase domain-containing protein, which translates into the protein MLNNDAPPISWPGSMAAERRVLDHQLKLHRWARNEPDRRFSDVFNLICDRATLLVAWERVSGNQGARTAGVDGVTRYHIEERLGVIPLLEELRSSLRDGSFTALPVKQAVIPKKNGRVRYLGIPTLRDRVAQMALKLILEPIFEVDFYPSSYGYRPGRRAQDAIAEIHHCTSRPSHYEWVIEGDIKACFDNVDHHVLMGLVAERIKDRKALRLVTSFLRAGVVELHGGLAETLTGTPQGGVVSPLLANIYLTVLDRHFARIWDTEMTPAWREAARCPGTCLCRCRARSPCPGWSCW